One Streptomyces umbrinus genomic window, CCGTGCGGTACATCGTGTCGTGGAGGAGGCTAGTGATCTTTGTGGTGGTCTCGTTCGGGGTGGAGTAGATGCGCAGGGCCGTGTTGTCACTGGTGGCCCAGACGACCTCCTCGCGCCAGTCGCCGAAGAGGTCGCCGGACAGCGCCGGCGTCGCCTTGGTGCCGTTGTTGGAGTGGACCGAGGAACCGGTCAGCAGGCGGGTCTCGCCGGATGTGCCGTACTTGTCGATACGGGTGCCGTCCAGGAGTTCGCGGGTGGTGTCCCCGTCCCACCAGGACAGGAAGTTGACGGAGGACGGCTCGCGGCCCTTGGTGGCGCCGGACTCGTCGCGGATGTTCGTGTCGGAGGCGGACCACATCTCGGCGCCGTCGTTGCCGGCGTGGATGTCCCCCGCCACTCCCCGGCCGTTGTCGCAGCAGGCGGCGAGCTGCCAGCGGATCGCGCCGTTGGCGGGGTTGATGTACAACTCGGCGGGCTGGGAGGTGGATTCGGAGACCTTGAAGTACTCAAGGCCCGACGTCCCCGGGTCGAGGTCGCCCAGGTGCTGGGCGTCGCCGTGCCCGGTCTTCGTGGTCCACAGGCCGTTGCCGTTGTCGTCGACGGCCATCGCCCCGTAGACGATCTCGTCCTTGCCGTCGTTGTCGACATCGCCGACGGACAGGCTGTGCGAACCCTGGCCGTCGAAGCCCTTGCCCGTGTTGGTCGAGGAGTTGGTGTCGAAGGTCCAGCGCCGAGTGAAGGCACCGTTGCGCCAGTCCCAGGCCGCGATCACCGAACGCGTGTAGTAGCCGCGGGCCATGACGAGCGAGGGCCGGGCGCCGTCCAGGTAGGCGGTACCGGCGAGGAACCGGTCCACGCGGTTGCCGTACGAGTCGCCCCACGACGAGACCGTGCCGCGCGCCGGGACGTAGTCGACGCTCTGCATCGCCCTGCCCGTCTGGCCGTTGAACATGGTCAGGTACTCGGGCCCGGCGAGAACGTATCCGCTGGAGTTGCGGTGGTCGGCGGAGGAACTGCCGATGACCGCGCCCGTTCCGTCGACCGTGGCGTCGGCGGTCTTCGCGGCCACCTCGGCCTTGCCGTCGCCGTCGTAGTCGTACACCTGGAACTGCGTGTAGTGCGCGCCCGAGCGGATGTTCCGCCCCAGGTCGATGCGCCAGAGCCGGGTGCCGTCGAGCTTGACGCCGTCGATGATCGTGTTGCCGGTGTAGCCGGACTGGGAGTTGTCCTTGGCGTTCGTCGGCTGCCATTTCAGGACGAAGTCGAGCGCGCCGTCGCCGTCGAGATCGCCGACCGAGGCGTCGTTGGCCTCGTAGGTGTACGCGACGCCGTCCGGGGTGGTGCCACCGGCGGGCGGGGTGATGGGCACATCCTTGTATCCGGTACGGAACTGGATCGCGTGCACCGAGTCACCCTGCTCGACGCCGCCCACGACCGCGCGGACCGTGTAGTCGGCCTGGGAGGGCGCACCGGAGTGGAAGTAGTTCGTCGAGCCGGTGACCGGGGTCGAGTTGACCTTCGTACCCGCCCGGTAGACGTTGAACGCCACGTCGTTCGGGTCGGTGCCGAGCCAGCGCCAGCTGACGAGGTTGCCGGCGTCGGTGTGGACGCTGACCACACCCCGGTCCAGCTTCTCGACCTGGCGCGCGGTCGCGGCATGGGCCGGAGTCGCGGTGAGCGAGGTGAGACCTGCGGCGGCGAGGGCCCCGGCGACGACGGTGGTGAGGAGAAGCCTGGTCCTGCTGCTGGTCCTGGTCCTGCTGCTGGTCCTGGTCCTGCTGCTGCGTCTGCGTTGCGGGTGCTGCACAGTGACGTACCTCCCTGGGAGGGGCAGACGGGTTCTGCTACCTCAGTTGCCGCTGGAGGCACGGGAGTTGCCGCGATTCAGCAAGCGCTGTCTATGCGTCGTACGTGCGGGATTCGTTGTGCGTAGGAGATACGTCGTACGTACGGGACAGGGCGGCGATCGTTCCGGCGATGCGGTCGCGCAACTCGGCCGGTTCCAGCACCTCGACGTCCGTGCCGAGACGAAGGAACTCGCCGTGTGCGTGGTCCACGGACTCGATGGGGACGGCGGCCAGGGTCCAACCGTCCGCGCCCGTACGGCCGTTGGCCCGCACGGCGTCTCCCGCCGGTCCGGTGAGGCGTGCGCCTGGGGCCAGCCGGACCACCGCCTCGCCCCGGTGGAGCCGGTCGTGGAAGTCGCGCTGGTACGCCGTCCAGTACGCGGCGAGGTCGAAGTCGTCGGGGCGGGTGAACCCCTCGCCGGACGCGGCCAGTTCGAGGATCTGGTCGACCCGGAACGTACGCGGTCCGGGGCCCGCGACGACGTACCACCGGCCCGCCTTGAGGACCAGGCCGTACGGTTCGAGGCGGCGTTCCACGTCGGTGGGCTCGCGCCAGCGGCGGTACAGGACGTTCAGGACGCGGCTGTTCCAGACCGCGTCGGCGACGGCGGGGAGGTACGGGGCTCCCCCGCTGTCGGTGTCGGCGTACCAGCCGGGCGCGTCCAGGTGGAAGCGGCCGCTGATGCGGTCGGCGTGCTCGCGCAGCTCGCGTGGGAGGGCGGCGCGCACCTTGAGCTGGGCGGCGGCGAGGACCGGGCCGAGGCCCAGTTCGGCGGCGGGTCCGGGCGCGCCCGCGAGGAACAGGGCCTCGGCCTCGCCCGCGGTGAGGCCGGTCAGCCGGGTGCGGTAGCCGTCGAGCAGGCGGTAGCCGCCCGCGTGTCCCGCGTCGCCGTACAGCGGGATGCCGGCCTCGCTCAGCGCCTCGACGTCCCGGTAGACCGTGCGCACCGAGACCTCCAGCTCCTCGGCGAGGTCGGCGGCGGTCATCCGGCCCCGGGTCTGGAGGAGCAGAAGAATCGAGACGAGGCGGGCTGATTTCACCTCCCCAGAATGTCAGGCTTCACTGACAGAAGGTGTCAGTGAAGCCGCCCTAGCGTCCTCTCATGACCTCCAAGAGCCCCGAGAGCCCCGAGACCTCGAAGAACTTCGCGGAGAAGCTGCTGACCGTGCCGCCGCCCATCGAGGTGGCGGGGCGGCGGATCAAGCGCTACCACGTGACCGCCGACCCGGCGGGGATCGCGCCCGACGTCCAGGAGGCGGCGTACGCGATGCTGCCCAAGCTGCTGCCGGAAGCGAGCGGGCAGAGCCGCAGGGGTGCGCCGGTGTCGAGCGGAGGAGCGCGCGGAGGCCCGGAGGGTCGAGCACGGTCGTCCGCTCGACACGGGCTCTGGCGCCCCGGAGGCGGAGCCAATCAAGACAGCACGCCGCCCGCGACGTTCGTCGTGCTGCACCGGGGCGCCGACGACGGTGCCTACCTGAACGCGTACAGCTGGGTGTGGGACAACGTCCTGCACTTCAAGGGTGCCTCGGCGGGCCAGCCGGTGCTCGGCTGTCCGGACCGCGACCCGACGCACTTCATCGCCCCCGACCTGCCGTGGATCGGCTGTGTCTGGGAGCTGCCGCCGATCCTGCACGAACGCGACGCCTGGGTACGGCACATGCTCGCGCCCGACGCCCCCGACCTAGACGCCTACATGGCCGACTGCCTGTCCGAGGGCACGACTGGAGACCGTTCATGAACACGCCGCACGACTTCGACTTCTTCGTCGGCGAGTGGGACGTGGCCCACCGCCGCCGCACCGACTTCCTGGACCCCGGGAGCGACTGGGAGGAGTTCCCGGCCACCAACCGTTGCTGGAGCCTGTTCGACGGGGCAGGCAACATCGACGAGATGGACGTGCCCGGCCAGGGGTGGAAGGGGCTGACCCTGCGGCTGCGCGACCGCGAGACCGGGCAGTGGTCGCTGAACTGGTCCAGCAGTCGCAGCGGCCGCCTGTTCCCGCCCGTGATCGGCCGATTCACGGACGGGCGGGGCGAGTTCTACGGCGACGACACCCACGACGGCAAGGACGTACGCGTGCGGTTCGTGTGGTCGGGGATCTCGGCGACCACGGCCCGCTGGGAGCAGGCGTTCTCCGTGGACGGTGAGAAGACATGGGTGACCAACTGGGTCATGGACTTCACGCGCCGGTACGGGGTGGGCTGAACGCCGGCCCCGGCTTCCGGAACGCCCGCAGCTTGAACTTCGGGTCCGGGCGCGGGACATGCTGGTCCGGCAGCTGTTCCAGGCGTTGCGCGAGTTTCTCGGTGAGGGGCGCGCCCGGGGGCAGCAGCGAGTACCAGCCGCGCCGTACGTCGGCGGCGGCCCGTGCCGGAGCCCGGCCCTGGCCGTAGCCGCGGAAGCACGCCCGGCCCGCCGGGATCAGGGCCTGCCGGTCGGCGAAGGACCCCACGAGGTCGTCGCGGTCCCGGGCCGCGCGGCGCGGGCGCGGGGCCATCACGGCGTCGATGTCGCTGCGGACGTCGTGCGAGGCTGCCTTGTCGACGGTCGTGACGAAGACACCGCCGGGCCGCAGCACCCGGGCCGCCTCGGCGACGACCCGCTCCGCGTCGTCCAGCAGGTGCAGCAGCCAGACGGCCGTCACAGCGCCGAACGAGGCGTCGGGAAAGGGGAGTTGGCGGGTGTCCGCGAGGACCACACGGCCGGGTACGCGCTCGGCGGCCCGCCGCAGCATGCCATACGCCGCGTCGGCGCCCGCCACGTCGAGACCGGCCTCCGCGAGCCGACGGGTCACGATGCCGGTGCCGCAGGCGATGTCGAGGAGGTTGCCCGTGCCCTCGGGGATCAGTCCGAGCACGGCGCTCGCGGCCGCGGCGGCACGGGGTTCGCCGCCGCGGGACACGTCGTACCGCTCGGCTTCCTTGTCGTAGTCGAACACCAGTGGGCTCAATGTGCGCCGTGCCCGGCGGCGAGGTCCTCGACCCGGCGTGCCAGGTCGAAGTCCAGCTCGGTGACGGCTCCGCCCACGCTGTGCGTGTTCACGGTGAGGGAGACCGTGTGGTAACCGAGCGTGAGGTCGGAGTGGTGGTCCAGCTCGTCCTGCACCTGGGCGATGTGCACGACCAGCGCGGCCGCCGCGAAGTGCGAGCCTAGCTGGTAGGAGCGGGCGATCCGTTCTCCGTCCAGGGACCAGCCGGGCAGCTCCGCGAGCCGGTCCTCGATCTCCTTCTGCGACAGCGGTGCAGGGGGCATGATCGCGCTCCTTCCATGATGTCCGGATCTCTTCAGCGTGCCACAGTCCGGCCGTCCCGTCCCTGGTCAGGCGCGTCCGGCGCAATGGGCGGGGTAGGCATTCGGCCGCTCGGCGGCTCATCGACTCCCGGGGCGCGGATCGACTACGGTCGGTGCATGACCGCCGCCGCGTCCGCTTCCCCGTCCACCAGTACGCCGGCTGCCACGTCCGCCAAGGGCGTCGGTCCGTTGCTGCGTGGCTGGCGGGAGCAGCGTCGGGTCAGCCAGCTGGAGCTGGCTCTGCGGGCCGGGTCGTCGGCGCGGCACATCAGCTTCGTCGAGACGGGCCGCTCCCGGCCGAGCGAGGAGATGGTGCTGCGGCTGGCCGAGCACCTGGACGTACCCGTGCGGGACCGCAACGCCCTTCTGCTGGCGGCCGGTTACGCCCCCCGCTATCCCGAGACCCCGCTCGACGATCCGGCGCTGGACGCGCTGCGCGAGGGTGTGGTGCGGCTGATCCAGGGCTACGAGCCCTATCCGGCGTTCGTGGTGGACGCGACGTACAACGTGGTCGCCGCGAACAGGGGCATCGCGATGCTGCTGGACACCGTTCCCGAGCACCTCCTCGCCCCGCCGCTGAACGCGATGCGGCTGACGCTGCACCCGGAGGGTCTGGCGCCGCGGATCCGCAATCTGCGGGAGTGGCGCGGCCATCTGCTGGCCCAGATGGAGCGGGACATCGCCCTGCGCCGTTCCGAGCCGCTGCGTGCGCTGTACGAGGAGGTGGCGGCGTACCCGTATCCCTCGGAGGGCTCCTCGGAGGGCTCTCCCGGGAGCGGGAGCGACGAGGGGACCGGGGAGACCGTCCCCTACTTCGCCCTGCCGATGCAGATCGAGCACGACGGACGGGTGCTGTCCTTCATCTCGTCCATCTCGACGTTCAACACGCCGATGGACGTGACCGTCGCCGAGCTGGCCATCGAGACGCTGCTCCCGGCCGACCCGGCTACGGTCAAGTACCTTCAGTCGCTGATGTCCTGAGGTCCCGTCAGCGCTCGCAGCGCCACGTACTGCGCCAGCGCGAACCCCGCAACGACCAGTGCCTGCAAGGGAATCCACACCGCTCCCGTGGTGCTCGGCGACAGCCACACGGCGAGCGCGACGAAACTCAGCACCGCCCAGGCGAGGTTGATCTCGATCACGGCCCGTACCGGGAGGACGGGCGACTGCCGACGCGAGGCCAGCCACGCGACACCCGCCGCGTACACCGTCAGAACCAGGCCGAGGGCCGGCAGCAGCCCCGAGTCGATATCGAGCAGCCGCCCCAGCGGTCCGGACGCGACGAGGTAGGCGACGCCGTTCACGCCGGTCACCGCCGCGTCGAGCGCCAGGAAGCGGCGCAGCATGGTCTGCGGCTCGGTGGTGCGGGCCAGGGCGGCGAACTGGGTTGTGGACATGGCGGATCACCCTCCGTCGAGGTCGTGGCGGAATAGTGGGACCCGGTTTCCGGACCGGAGTGCGCCGGCCCGGAAACCGGTACACCCACCATGGCGTGCGCCTCGGGTGACGGTCGATTACCGCCGAGGTAATGACAACGCTCCGGATCAGGTGAGGGTTGAGCGGGAACATGGCACACTTCTGGCCATGCTCGGCGCGTGGGGAGGCGTGGCGTGAGTGAAAGGCGTCCTGCGCCGACCGTGGGGCAGGTGGTGCTGGGTAGACGACTGCAGGAGTTGCGCGAGGCGTCCGGTCTGAAACGGGACGAGGCCGCGCGGATCCTGCGGGTCACGGGCGCGACCATCCGCCGGATGGAGATGGCCGAGGTCGCGCTGAAGATTCCGTACGTCCAGGTGCTCCTGTCGACGTACGGCGTGCCCGACGAGGAGATCGCGGCGTTCGTCCGGCTGACCGAGGAGGCGAACCAGCCAGGCTGGTGGCAGCGCTTCCACGACGTCCTGCCGGACTGGTTCAGCCTGCATGTGAGCCTGGAGGGCGCGGCCTCGATCATCCGGTCGTACGAGCCGCACTTCGTGCCCGGGCTGCTGCAGACCGAGGACTACGCGCGTGCGGTCCTGGAGGCGGGCACGGTCGGGCAGACCGGGCCCGAGGA contains:
- a CDS encoding rhamnogalacturonan lyase — encoded protein: MQHPQRRRSSRTRTSSRTRTSSRTRLLLTTVVAGALAAAGLTSLTATPAHAATARQVEKLDRGVVSVHTDAGNLVSWRWLGTDPNDVAFNVYRAGTKVNSTPVTGSTNYFHSGAPSQADYTVRAVVGGVEQGDSVHAIQFRTGYKDVPITPPAGGTTPDGVAYTYEANDASVGDLDGDGALDFVLKWQPTNAKDNSQSGYTGNTIIDGVKLDGTRLWRIDLGRNIRSGAHYTQFQVYDYDGDGKAEVAAKTADATVDGTGAVIGSSSADHRNSSGYVLAGPEYLTMFNGQTGRAMQSVDYVPARGTVSSWGDSYGNRVDRFLAGTAYLDGARPSLVMARGYYTRSVIAAWDWRNGAFTRRWTFDTNSSTNTGKGFDGQGSHSLSVGDVDNDGKDEIVYGAMAVDDNGNGLWTTKTGHGDAQHLGDLDPGTSGLEYFKVSESTSQPAELYINPANGAIRWQLAACCDNGRGVAGDIHAGNDGAEMWSASDTNIRDESGATKGREPSSVNFLSWWDGDTTRELLDGTRIDKYGTSGETRLLTGSSVHSNNGTKATPALSGDLFGDWREEVVWATSDNTALRIYSTPNETTTKITSLLHDTMYRTGIAWQNTAYNQPPHPSFFIGNGMPTAPRPTVYTP
- a CDS encoding helix-turn-helix transcriptional regulator, whose amino-acid sequence is MKSARLVSILLLLQTRGRMTAADLAEELEVSVRTVYRDVEALSEAGIPLYGDAGHAGGYRLLDGYRTRLTGLTAGEAEALFLAGAPGPAAELGLGPVLAAAQLKVRAALPRELREHADRISGRFHLDAPGWYADTDSGGAPYLPAVADAVWNSRVLNVLYRRWREPTDVERRLEPYGLVLKAGRWYVVAGPGPRTFRVDQILELAASGEGFTRPDDFDLAAYWTAYQRDFHDRLHRGEAVVRLAPGARLTGPAGDAVRANGRTGADGWTLAAVPIESVDHAHGEFLRLGTDVEVLEPAELRDRIAGTIAALSRTYDVSPTHNESRTYDA
- a CDS encoding class I SAM-dependent methyltransferase — translated: MFDYDKEAERYDVSRGGEPRAAAAASAVLGLIPEGTGNLLDIACGTGIVTRRLAEAGLDVAGADAAYGMLRRAAERVPGRVVLADTRQLPFPDASFGAVTAVWLLHLLDDAERVVAEAARVLRPGGVFVTTVDKAASHDVRSDIDAVMAPRPRRAARDRDDLVGSFADRQALIPAGRACFRGYGQGRAPARAAADVRRGWYSLLPPGAPLTEKLAQRLEQLPDQHVPRPDPKFKLRAFRKPGPAFSPPRTGA
- a CDS encoding 4a-hydroxytetrahydrobiopterin dehydratase; the protein is MPPAPLSQKEIEDRLAELPGWSLDGERIARSYQLGSHFAAAALVVHIAQVQDELDHHSDLTLGYHTVSLTVNTHSVGGAVTELDFDLARRVEDLAAGHGAH
- a CDS encoding helix-turn-helix domain-containing protein translates to MTAAASASPSTSTPAATSAKGVGPLLRGWREQRRVSQLELALRAGSSARHISFVETGRSRPSEEMVLRLAEHLDVPVRDRNALLLAAGYAPRYPETPLDDPALDALREGVVRLIQGYEPYPAFVVDATYNVVAANRGIAMLLDTVPEHLLAPPLNAMRLTLHPEGLAPRIRNLREWRGHLLAQMERDIALRRSEPLRALYEEVAAYPYPSEGSSEGSPGSGSDEGTGETVPYFALPMQIEHDGRVLSFISSISTFNTPMDVTVAELAIETLLPADPATVKYLQSLMS
- a CDS encoding helix-turn-helix domain-containing protein yields the protein MSERRPAPTVGQVVLGRRLQELREASGLKRDEAARILRVTGATIRRMEMAEVALKIPYVQVLLSTYGVPDEEIAAFVRLTEEANQPGWWQRFHDVLPDWFSLHVSLEGAASIIRSYEPHFVPGLLQTEDYARAVLEAGTVGQTGPEEIERHVSLRMARQKLLTGENPPHLWVIMEETVLRRPVSIRSEVMAEQLDHLLEAVESDRVTLQIAEFAAGPHPGTYAPFVLFRFAEPELPDMVYTEYLTGALYLDSRNEVAAHLEVLDHMTTGAAGARRTAELIRARRADF